A window of Bacillus sp. DX3.1 genomic DNA:
ACCTTAAAAGAATTGTCTAGTTTCGTGTTGACATACCAGAGATGTGTCAGCTCAACCATCTAATAGACGATTAACGATTGAGAACGTACTTGTTGTGGAGACACAATGGAAAAGTAGGCTAGGTATTTACGTTTAAGAATAGTTTAAATACATTTTAAGCCCGTATTTTGCTGAAAGTAAAAAGGATAAAATAGGTGCTATATAATGGAGTAAGGTATTTATATTTTAACGATTAAAAACGTAATGTAATGCGTAAATTTGTTAAGTTAAAGGGAACGGAGATAGGTTTGAAAAAGAGGGAATGAGTTGGGGCGAAATTAATGGAAGAAAGACGGAAGGAATGCTGTGGGGGATTATTCGACTGGCTTGTAAAATAGGTAATGGGGAATAGGTGTGACTCATACAAAAATAAAAAGCGTAGGAAAGAACTACGCTTGATATAATGGATGACATAACGCCTTGTCTTGCAACTGTTTCTATTGTAACCCTATCCCTTATACGCTTGTTTTAAAGTTTTCATGTCAATTTTTTTCTTCATTTGGAGCAATGCTTTCATAACTCTTTCTGATTTTTCAGGATCCGGGTCGCTTACCATCTCGGTTAGGTCGGTAGGAATAATTTGCCACGACACACCGTACTTATCTTTCAGCCAACCGCACACTTGAGCCTTCTCGTCTCCGCCTTCAGAGAGCTTTTCCCAATAATAGTCCACTTCTTCTTGTGACTCACAATTGACAATAAATGATATTGCCTCTGTGAATTTGAATTGCGGACCGCCATTTAATGCTACGAATTCTTGTCCTTCCAGTTGGAATTCCACGGTCATTACTGTCCCCTCTGGTATTCCGTGGATTTCATTCCTTTCTTTTCCATAGCGAGTGATTCTTCCAATCTTGGAATTTTTAAAGATAGAAGCGTAAAACTTCGCCGCCTCTTCTGCTTGTGTATCGAACCACAAGTTTAATGTGATTTTTTGGATTTTGTTTTTCACAATTTTCTCCTCCTTAATTTTCTGTACTATTATTCCCAATCAAATTTTGATAAACAACCTGTTTTTCAAAATTTGATTGAGAATAACATGACTGGTGTTCAGTTTGAAAAATGTTTTAGACTGCAGATGCTGTCATAACAGTCTTTTCATATATAGGGTGTAGTCAAATCATGCAAAAATAGTTGTAGACTGACCTAAGGTACATTTCAATTCTCTTTATAAAAAGTAAAAGAAGGTATTAGACTAGGAACTAGTTTCTAACGAAATAACGGTAAAATCAATACCCTTCAGTCTGATACTTTATTTGAATAGTCTACTGTTGATTTAAAATAAAGTTTGATAATTTGTAAAAAAGTTCGATAATTTATAATAAAGTTTGATCAAAAGTCCTGTATTAATATTATCAATGCAGGATTTTTTTGTTCCGCAATCGGGCCAGATTGTTGAGGAACGTTTTCAGGCAATAAGATGTGCATAATTTAGCAGTACTCCAACAGAAGTCCCCTTCCTCAAGCACGTGCAGGACATAGCCCAGGTGGTAGGGAGAGGATGAATGTTGGTCGTGCATAGCACGAAATTTCTATTTCCTTTTTATGTAACATCATGTATGATAGTACTAGAAATAGATGAGAACGTGCATTCTGTTTTGTGTTTAGGAATCGGAAACACTACAACGAAAAAAGAGGAAGGTGATGACAATGTTGCTAAGTCAAAAATACGAAATTTCCCCAACCAAAGAACAAAAAGAAATGTTAGAGCGTTGGCTACAATATTGTCGTCAAACCTATAATTTTGCTCTTTTAGACAAACAGAGAAAATATAAAGAAAACAAACAATCCTATACACGTTCTGATATGCAAAAGCAACAAACAATAGATAAGAAGACCTATCCTTTTCTAAAAGAAGTGCCATCACAGCCTTTACAAGAAGTATTTTTACGACTGAAAAAGGCATATGATGGCTTTTTTCGTGGGGATTCCAACTATCCAAAATTGAAAAAGTATAAAGAATATAACAGTCTCACTTTCACGCAATTTGGATTCAAACCGAATGGAAAACTATGTTCAGGTTTAATTGTACCAAGAGTACACAGGGAAAATGTATTTGATCTAACTTCTCTGGATTGGCAAGCTACTTTTGATCTTTTACATCAAGTTAAAGCATTGCTTGATAAAGAATATAAGCTAGATGGTAACAATGAAGTGGGTATGATTATAAAGGAGGGAAGTGCAAAACGATGGATTTTGAAATGGTTATGCAGGAACTGGAAGCGCTCGGTAAGGAACGAATCAAAAAGACTTACATAAGCAATGGTGCACACGAGCCGCTTTTTGGCGTGGCTACAGGTGGAATGAAGCCGCTCGCAAAGAAAATCAAGAAAAATCAGCTTTTGGCCGAGCAACTTTACGCCTCCGGGAACTACGATGCCATGTATTTTGCCGGCATCATTGCGGACCCAATGACAATGACTGAGGCGGATTTTGAGCGTTGGATGGATGCGGCGTATTTTTATATGCTGTCCGATTATGTGGTTGCAGTAACTTTGGCAGAAACCGATTTTGCGCAAGTTGTTGCCGATAAATGGATCGCAAGCGGTGAAGAACTTAGAATGTCGGCAGGCTGGAGCTGTTACTGCTGGCTTTTGGGTAATCGTCCGGACGGTGAATTTAGCGCAAGCAAGATTGCCAGTATGCTTGATCAGGTGGAAAATACGATTCACGATTCTCCAGATCGAACGAAATCCGCTATGAATAATTTTATCTACACAGTCGGGATTTCATATTTGCCGCTCCATGATAAGGCGGTTGAAACCGCGAAGGCAGTAGGCCCAGTCGAAGTCAAACGGGGCAAGAAAAAAAGCAGTATCCTGCTTGCTTCCGAAAATATTCAAAAGGATATAGATAGAGGACAGCTTGGTTTCAAACGCAAAAATGTAAGGTGTTAGCATAGTTTGTAGTGTAACTACACTAACGGGAACGAGAGCTCAATACATCATTCGAAGGTTGCTGACAAGTAAGGATCGGTGGCTATTCAGCAATCGGGCGTTTTAATGGAGGAAGGATCACAGAAATGGTCAAACTTTTTTATAAATAAATGATTCAATTGAATATATTAAGAGCGTGTTTTGATCAATCTTTTTATCAAAACACGCTCTTTCTTTTTGTGCATTAATTAAGGCTATTAGTATAGATTTAATCAAACTTTATTCCAAAGCTACAATTGTTGTTGATTTAAAATAAAGTTTGATAATTTGTAAAAAGATTGATAATTTATAAAAAAGTTTGATTAAAAGTCCTGTATTGATATGCAGGATTTTTTTGTTTCGCAATCGGGCCAGATTTTTCTTTTATTCTTTATATAAATTTTTGTGTAATGACATCCATATTTAATATAAAGTCAGGAAACTATCTAAAATGGCAGGGATGGGTCTTTCTTTAACATTTCAATGTTCGCTAATACCTATGAGAGTCCTTGGTTTCATTACTACAAAATCCCTTAATCCTTTTGAAAATAAAATGTCATCATTCATTTATTTTCTATGTAATTCAAATAAATTTCTATATGTGAAAGGCATTTGTTTTTAGGGATTTTCCAAAGTTGAAAAATATACGATATTCGCTGGTTTTGCGTGTATTTGTTAGTTTTGTAAAGAAAATTACCTTGCAAAGTACAAAATCCGGCTCTAAATAATCTTTATTTTCCCAATTAACAGTTTTTTGTTTTTTGTATAATTAGATTACATAAAAGAATAGATCACCCGTGATACTAGTTTATTTATGAACATAAAAATAGTCCTTGCTAGCATTTTATTCGCGCGCACTCCCTTAGTAGAATGAAGCCTAGAATAGACGGGAGTAAACGTGTTAGAAAGATTGTAAGCACCATGGGGTGGGGAATTCTTTAATTGCAGCTATTCATGTAAAAGAGGCATTTTCTTTTTTATTGCGTTCTAACAAAAATGGGGGGAAGAAAATGAAAAGAAAACAAAAAGTTCCGTATAAGGTAATAGCAACGGCAGTAATGTCTGCAATGCTGTTCACGACAACAGCATTTGCCGAAAACGAAACGAACAGCAAGGAACAGCAAGAAAATGTAGAACAAATTGTAAAGCAGGGGCAACAAATTTTCTTGGACGAGAAAAAGAAAGAAGCGCAAGAAGTAAAGGACAAACTTGGATATGAGAAAACAAAGAAGGAAATTCAGCCGTACACACCTTCAGAAAAAGTGAGAGTTATTGTGGAAGTTCAGCAGCCTTCAGGTTTAAAGTCTATTGGAGAAAAGAAAGCAAGCTATAAGGCGGTTCAAGATCAAGTAATTGCTCAAATCAAAAAAACAAAGTCTAATGTAAAAGTGAAGCACCGTTTTTATGAAGGGTTCAATGGTTTCAGTATGGAGACAGAATTCCAAAATGTGAAAAATATGAAAGATATTCCTGGTGTCACAAATGTACACATCGCAAAAACCTTCGAGCCTTCTATGGGATCAAGTAAAGAATTGGTCCAAGCACAAAAGGTTTGGGAACAGTATGGGTATGAAGGTGAAGGATTGCTCGTAGCAGTTGTGGACTCTGGTATTGATCATACTCATCAAGATATGAAGCTAACAGAAAAAGGACAACAAAAAGAGAAATGGAAACAAGAAAATATTCAAGAAAAATTTGCCGAAACAACAGTCAATGACGTTTGGTATAGTGATAAGATTCCAACGGGATACAATTGGGCGGATGAAGATACAGACGTTATTCCGAGAGAT
This region includes:
- a CDS encoding VOC family protein; this translates as MKNKIQKITLNLWFDTQAEEAAKFYASIFKNSKIGRITRYGKERNEIHGIPEGTVMTVEFQLEGQEFVALNGGPQFKFTEAISFIVNCESQEEVDYYWEKLSEGGDEKAQVCGWLKDKYGVSWQIIPTDLTEMVSDPDPEKSERVMKALLQMKKKIDMKTLKQAYKG
- a CDS encoding DNA alkylation repair protein; this translates as MDFEMVMQELEALGKERIKKTYISNGAHEPLFGVATGGMKPLAKKIKKNQLLAEQLYASGNYDAMYFAGIIADPMTMTEADFERWMDAAYFYMLSDYVVAVTLAETDFAQVVADKWIASGEELRMSAGWSCYCWLLGNRPDGEFSASKIASMLDQVENTIHDSPDRTKSAMNNFIYTVGISYLPLHDKAVETAKAVGPVEVKRGKKKSSILLASENIQKDIDRGQLGFKRKNVRC